The genomic region catccttctttGTTTGACGATACCACCGAAGTGTCAAGCACCCGCTCACGATTACTTTTATAGTATCAACAACACATTCGACCGCCTTCTCTCAGCCTCGGCAGCCTGTCGTCGTCATTCGCCTTCACCGGAAGATCAACCGCTACACTCATCTTCCGGAAAGCTTCGGCGCCTTTCAAATCGAtctgctcctcctgctcctggGCATCCCGACATTTACACTATGGGTGGTGGCAGCGAAAACAAGGGAGATGACTCCTCGTACCCTCTCTTCGCCGAACGGCCTGTCGGCGTTCCAAAAACAAGCATTCTGAAAGGCCGCATTGAACCGTTCTACAAGTCAGGACAGTACTATAAGGTGAACCTGCAAGCGTATGGCATTTCAACTCACTCACGAGGAATTTTCAAGAACTAACATGCCTCATAGGAACATGTACAACGGCAGGTACTCGGGCAAACCTCATGTTCAACTGTCAGTGTGGGATGCACCAGATCTCTCCAGGCCAACTTTTGAAGAGGCTACAAGCCACGAGTTCAAGGAGACCCATACCGGTACCTCTTTTGGGCCATCTTGGTCCACTCATTGGTTCAGGGTCGTCCTGCGTATACCGGATGAAACAAAGGACGAAGAGCTCATTGAGCTTCACTGGGATGCCAACAACGAGGGCACCATTTGGACCGAAGATGGTGTTCCCATCCAAGGCCTCACTGGCAGCGGAGAGCGCATCGAGTGGATCATTCCCGACTCATTCCGTGACGGAGAGGAGCACACTATTTATATCGAAATGGCCTGCAACGGCATGTTTGGAAACGCTCCTAACGGCACGACAACTATTGCACCGCCGGATCCCAACAGGCGTTTCAACCTCAGCAAGGCCGACATAGTCGCCATCAATGTGCCAGCTCGCAAACTCCACTTAGATATGTGGGAGATTGGTGATGCTGCTCGAGAACTGCCCGAGAACTCGGCTGAACAGAATCATGCTTTATCTGTTGCCATGAAGATCATCAACACTTTTGAGGTCAACAATCAGGAATCGATCCTTAAATGCCGAGAGATTGCTCGTGAAATTCTTGGCCCTGATGTAGACTCTCACAAGGTGTACGAAGGAGGAAAGGAACCTGTTGTCTTCGGAATCGGTCATTGTCACATCGACAGCTGTTGGCTATGGCCTTGGGCTGAAACAAAGCGCAAGGTTGTTCGATCTTGGATGAACCAATGCGACCTCATGGATCGCTACCCAGAATCCAACTTTGCCTGCTCCCAAGCCCAGCAATACAAATGGCTGAAGACGTACTACCCTGCTGCGTACAAACGTGTCAAGCAGAAGGTAAAGGAGGGTCAATTCCATCCTATTGGTGGCAGCTGGGTCGAGCACGACACGAATTTGCCCAGCGGCGAATCGCTTGTCCGGCAGTTCTTTTACGGCCAGAGGTTCTTTGAGGCTGAGTTTGGTTCTCGATGCCGAACTTTTTGGCTGCCAGACACATTCGGATACTCAAGCCAGCTTCCACAGCTTTGCCGATTAGCTGGTATGGATCGTTTTCTGACCCAGAAACTGAGCTGGAAtaacatcaacaacttcccTCACACTACCTTCATGTGGGTAAGCCCTGATGGAAGTCAGGTCATCTGCCACATGCCTCCCTCCGAGACATATACAGCAAACGCTGATTTCGGTGATCTCAAGAGGAGCATTGCAAACCACAAAACAATGCGTGTTGACAGTTCGTCTCTACTTGTATTTGGAAAGGGTGATGGTGGCGGTGGCCCAACTTGGCAACACTTCGAAAAGCTCCGACGATGTGCCGGAATCAGCAACACTATCGGCGGTATCCCAAAGATCAAGATGGGGCTGACAGTTGATGGCTACTTCGACCGTCTCAACCACAAGGCCAGCGAATTCCCTACATGGTATGGGGAACTGTATTTTGAACTACACAGAGGAACGTATACCACACAAGCCAACAACAAGTATTACAATCGAAAAGCTGAGGTGATGCTGCGAGATATTGAACAATTGGCAACGTTCGCATCAATCAAGAATAAGTCGTACAAGTACCCGACCAAGGATTTGGACGACATGTGGGAGGCTGTTCTCCTGTGCCAGTTCCACGACTGTTTGCCAGGAAGTAGCATTGAAATGTGCTACGATGACTCGGATAAGGTATTTCGTCCCATAGCTGTGGGAGCTTCGCTAACATGACACAGGTCTATGCTGAAGTCTTCGAAACTGGTAAACGTCTCCTGAAGGATTTGTATGAATCGCTCAACGTCTCTGGCGAATTTTCAACCTGCCTCAACGAGTCTGTTGCCATCAACACTCTGCCATGGCATCGTAAGGAGCTTGTTGAACTTTCTGAGGCTGAAGTTGGTGTTGCTTGTGGCGATGGCCAGCTGCTCAATCTCCGCACGTTTAAAAcacaagaagaaaagcctGCGGTTACCGTCATGGAGCAGTCTACTGATGTTTATGTCCTGCAGAACGAGCAACTCCGCGTTGTCGTCGAAAGCGGTGTCATTACATCCCTGTACGATGTGGTCAACGATCGCGAGGTTATTGAAAAGGGTGGAGAGGCCAACAAATTTGTCATCTTCGATGACATTCCCCTTTACTGGCAAGCATGGGATGTAGAGGTTTACCATCTCGATGCACGCAGAAAGGTCGAATATGGAAAGACAAAGATTTTCGAACAAAAGCCTCATCGAGTTACCCTGGTCACTGATGTCAAGATCAGCGAGAACAGTTACATCAAGTCATACACCACCCTCTCTGCAGCACTCAAAGGGCAACCTTCTCGGGTTGATGTCAGAGCAGACGTCAACTGGCACGAGGACTCCAAGTTCCTCAAGGTCGAGTTCCCCGTCAACGTAGTCAACACCGAGGCCTCCTACGAGACCGCTTTCAGCATCACCAAGCGGCCAACTCATTACAACACAAGTTGGGACATGGCCAAGTTTGAGGTGTGCTGCCACAAGTTTGCCGATCTCTCAGAGAACAACTATGGCGTTTCTATTCTCAACGACAGCAAGTATGGTTTTGCGACTGCAGGCAAGACGATGCGACTGTCACTCCTACGGGCACCCAAGGCGCCTGATGCCAACGCCGATATGGGACGCCATTCCATCCGATGGGCCATTCTACCTCACAAGGGCAGTCTATCGTCTACCACTGTTAAGGCTGCTTATGCTTTCAACAATCCCCTGAAGCCCGTTACTGCTTCAAAGGCCGTCTTAGAAAGTGTGTCCAGTGCGCCAATCAAGCTTGTCAATATTGATGAGTCTGACTCTCTTGTGCTGGACACGATCAAGCGAGGccaggatgatgaagatgtcagccgagatgatggcctgcgcatcaacaagggcaagagcATTATTCTTCGTGTGTATGAGTCCTTGGGAGGCCGCAGTCGTGGAGTTATTGAAACTAGTTTCGATGTCAAGCGTGTGACCAAAACGAACATCCTAGAGGATGAACTGGAGGAGATCCAGAAGGAAGACGGAAAGATCCCGATCACACTGCGACCGTTTGAGGTAGCAACTTTCAAGCTCGAGCTGTAGGACGATTCGGAGTGGGAAGATTGTGTCTGCTCAGGCTCAGAGGTGCGCGTGTATGTGATTTGACGTAAAGGTCTGACCCATCGGCTCTTCCTCGCATACGTGGGCTACTACTAAGGTTACTACTACTAAGATTGCAACGCTTGATTTTGTTAGCAGGACATGCAGATAAGCAGCAGCTCTCGAGACGGCACGTAAATAGGGAGTGGCTGGTCGGGACGGCTAGCAGACAAGAACTTAGTTAATTACCAGCAAATGGCTCTATCATTCCAAACCCTAAACGCCGTCTCCTTCAAGTGACAAAAAAGAAATGTAACAAAATCAACCGTCGGACCCAGGAGGTCACCCAACCAGCTATATGAGGGCAACAAAGGAGGTAGGTATCTTCATTGGTATTCAAATTTAATTCGTCGCTCTGCTGCACATTTCAAAAGACGCGTCGTGCCGGCATCTAATGGGAGTCATCAGGAAGCTCCTCGATGACTTCCTCAACCATTTCGATTAACTCGTGAATATCCGGTCGCTCAGCGGCTTCAACACGCAGACACTTCCTGACGACTTCGCGAATCGGCTCGCTGATCTCAACCGCAGGtgcttgttgttgctgttgtcCTTGCTGCGGGCGCATGCTATTAGAACGCTTGACGCCAGCAGGTCCTTCGTCAGGGAAGCGCCAATCGCCACCGAGAACACACAGGGACAGAGTACCACCAGTCTCGTCTGAGCGCATCTCAAAGGGAGACTTGCCGACAAGGCAGGCGTAGAGAGTGCAGCCCATGGACCAAATATCAACTTTTGTATCAATCACCATGCCAGTCTGAACATCAAAAAGCTCGGGGGCACGATAGGGCATGGTTGAATGTTCAGCGGCCGTGTCTTGAATCTGGAGGGCCAGAGATTGTGACGTAACAGGAATTGGCGAGGGAGCGACAGATCCTAAATCCATGAGGATCGGGGTTGAGCCGGAGTCGTCGATCATTATGTTGCCTGGAAATAGAGATGAGCATGTGATATGAATGAGAATAATACCCTGATGAGCGGCCTTACCTGGTTTGATATCCCTATGGGCGTAGTGCTGAATTGACCTGCCTCCACTGACTTGgttctcctcctccagcagACCCCTTTCTTGCTCgccctcctcttcctcctccgtTCGCTTTCCTCGTGTGTTGTTTCTCTCACCATGGTTCAGCTCATCCTCTTCCCGACCCATGTGCATGCGCTCCACAGCAGGCTTATAGTCGTGCATGGCACGCAGAGCCTTGCACACTCCGAGGAAGAGCAACATGAGACGACGCTCAGGGAACCGATCATGGTTGACCAAGTTTGCGTTGATCATGTCCTGCAAATTACCGCGCTTATAGTATGGCAGAAGGACATAAACGGTTTTTGTCGCCTCGTCGGCGCCGCGCTCGGTTGCGACGGAATGGTCGACAGCGGATATGATGGTTGGAACGTGAGAAAAGAGGCGATAGGCATCAACCTCACGCATGGCCTGCTGCACCGATTCGGCGCCAAAGGGACATCGGATCTTTTTGAGTGCGAAAAGTTCGTGGGTTGAGGTGTCTTCGACGAGGTATACGTAAGAGAAGCCGCCCTGGCAAATGTCAGCAACATGGAGTGCGAGAGAGCGGTATTTGGTAGTCTACCTCTCCAAGTAGTCTTAAGATCTTGAAGCTCCggttgttgatcttgaggttgggGTTTCCGGGAAAGCAGTTAAGACAGTTCCCGAACGAGTAGAAGAGGTCCAGAAGTACTTGCGCCATGATCTATCGTGGCTATGGTAATATACTGACTTAGAGCCCTCCTCGATGTGTAATCAATCGTCCCTCAGCTTCGTCGCAGCAGGATGCCAGCAATTAGAGATTCGCTATACAGTCcgaaggatgaggagagaGTTGTGAGCTG from Fusarium oxysporum Fo47 chromosome III, complete sequence harbors:
- a CDS encoding glycosyl hydrolases family 38 N-terminal domain-containing protein — translated: MGGGSENKGDDSSYPLFAERPVGVPKTSILKGRIEPFYKSGQYYKVNLQANMYNGRYSGKPHVQLSVWDAPDLSRPTFEEATSHEFKETHTGTSFGPSWSTHWFRVVLRIPDETKDEELIELHWDANNEGTIWTEDGVPIQGLTGSGERIEWIIPDSFRDGEEHTIYIEMACNGMFGNAPNGTTTIAPPDPNRRFNLSKADIVAINVPARKLHLDMWEIGDAARELPENSAEQNHALSVAMKIINTFEVNNQESILKCREIAREILGPDVDSHKVYEGGKEPVVFGIGHCHIDSCWLWPWAETKRKVVRSWMNQCDLMDRYPESNFACSQAQQYKWLKTYYPAAYKRVKQKVKEGQFHPIGGSWVEHDTNLPSGESLVRQFFYGQRFFEAEFGSRCRTFWLPDTFGYSSQLPQLCRLAGMDRFLTQKLSWNNINNFPHTTFMWVSPDGSQVICHMPPSETYTANADFGDLKRSIANHKTMRVDSSSLLVFGKGDGGGGPTWQHFEKLRRCAGISNTIGGIPKIKMGLTVDGYFDRLNHKASEFPTWYGELYFELHRGTYTTQANNKYYNRKAEVMLRDIEQLATFASIKNKSYKYPTKDLDDMWEAVLLCQFHDCLPGSSIEMCYDDSDKVYAEVFETGKRLLKDLYESLNVSGEFSTCLNESVAINTLPWHRKELVELSEAEVGVACGDGQLLNLRTFKTQEEKPAVTVMEQSTDVYVLQNEQLRVVVESGVITSLYDVVNDREVIEKGGEANKFVIFDDIPLYWQAWDVEVYHLDARRKVEYGKTKIFEQKPHRVTLVTDVKISENSYIKSYTTLSAALKGQPSRVDVRADVNWHEDSKFLKVEFPVNVVNTEASYETAFSITKRPTHYNTSWDMAKFEVCCHKFADLSENNYGVSILNDSKYGFATAGKTMRLSLLRAPKAPDANADMGRHSIRWAILPHKGSLSSTTVKAAYAFNNPLKPVTASKAVLESVSSAPIKLVNIDESDSLVLDTIKRGQDDEDVSRDDGLRINKGKSIILRVYESLGGRSRGVIETSFDVKRVTKTNILEDELEEIQKEDGKIPITLRPFEVATFKLEL
- a CDS encoding kinase-like domain-containing protein → MAQVLLDLFYSFGNCLNCFPGNPNLKINNRSFKILRLLGEGGFSYVYLVEDTSTHELFALKKIRCPFGAESVQQAMREVDAYRLFSHVPTIISAVDHSVATERGADEATKTVYVLLPYYKRGNLQDMINANLVNHDRFPERRLMLLFLGVCKALRAMHDYKPAVERMHMGREEDELNHGERNNTRGKRTEEEEEGEQERGLLEEENQVSGGRSIQHYAHRDIKPGNIMIDDSGSTPILMDLGSVAPSPIPVTSQSLALQIQDTAAEHSTMPYRAPELFDVQTGMVIDTKVDIWSMGCTLYACLVGKSPFEMRSDETGGTLSLCVLGGDWRFPDEGPAGVKRSNSMRPQQGQQQQQAPAVEISEPIREVVRKCLRVEAAERPDIHELIEMVEEVIEELPDDSH